A genome region from Candidatus Neomarinimicrobiota bacterium includes the following:
- a CDS encoding DUF4097 family beta strand repeat-containing protein gives MKRLGFAIIIFSLLSTSSLLGYELQKMMKVRVGDTEQFFIHSEAGDLTVSAEAGLEEIQVKAKVVISKVNREKAEQIFNDHIVLTLEKHSDRIELISKYDNSISGSIFGSSAYTDLEVRMPESLSLKVDDGSGDITISGPKNGVQIDDGSGDVNISSVDGKIKIDDGSGDINVKDVVGDLDISDGSGDVNTKEISGNLSVRDGSGDVLIAAVRGDVNLSDGSGDLRVREIQGNVNVEDGSGDVRITKVEKIVNIVDDGSGDLHISEVQGTVNLPNDKKEEKETEREVF, from the coding sequence ATGAAACGGTTAGGATTTGCGATTATAATTTTTTCGCTTCTCAGTACATCTTCGTTGCTCGGGTATGAACTCCAAAAAATGATGAAAGTACGGGTTGGCGATACTGAGCAGTTTTTTATTCACAGTGAGGCAGGTGATCTCACAGTGTCTGCCGAGGCTGGGCTAGAGGAAATCCAGGTCAAGGCCAAGGTGGTCATTTCCAAGGTAAACCGCGAGAAAGCCGAACAGATTTTCAACGATCACATAGTGCTCACCCTGGAGAAACACAGCGATCGAATTGAGCTGATCAGCAAATATGATAACTCCATTTCAGGCTCAATCTTTGGCTCGTCTGCTTATACCGACCTTGAGGTCAGGATGCCGGAATCCCTTAGCCTGAAAGTAGACGATGGATCCGGAGATATCACAATTTCCGGCCCGAAGAATGGCGTTCAGATAGATGACGGTTCCGGCGATGTGAATATATCTTCCGTCGATGGCAAGATTAAAATTGATGATGGCTCAGGAGACATTAATGTAAAAGATGTTGTCGGTGATCTGGATATTTCAGACGGGTCCGGCGATGTAAATACAAAAGAAATTTCCGGAAATTTGAGCGTCCGGGATGGCTCAGGAGATGTTTTAATCGCGGCAGTAAGAGGGGACGTAAACCTTTCCGACGGATCCGGAGATCTGAGAGTGCGCGAAATCCAAGGCAACGTGAACGTAGAGGACGGTTCCGGCGATGTCCGGATAACCAAGGTCGAGAAAATCGTCAATATCGTGGATGATGGTAGCGGCGATCTGCATATCTCAGAAGTCCAGGGCACCGTAAACCTTCCGAATGATAAGAAGGAGGAAAAAGAAACGGAACGAGAAGTATTTTAA
- a CDS encoding saccharopine dehydrogenase NADP-binding domain-containing protein — protein MSRRILILGGYGHTGRLIADLLLQFTDARVVIAGRNSERAIAQADSLNERYSGDRSTANQVDATVPSELRTACEDVDFIINASGTSDQTRLIMDTILGMKIDYLDTQYSNHKVGTLESMRMMIADSKTCVITDGGFHPGLPAAMVRYAASKFDAIRTTHIGSVIRQDWRGIHVSESTATELADAFRDYQMEVYSQGKWDSGWTNSRTFDFGEPWGEKKCASMALGEMREIPDRYPSLEETGFYVAGFHWFVDNVVMMLGWLGMQLWPSVVRRRLGRLLVWSLAKTSKPPFGTIVQLDAEGTLNGESRKFRMRITHADGYYLTAAPVVACLMEYLDGEIGGSGLWYQANIVKPDRFFDDLRKMDVSVKVEEL, from the coding sequence ATGTCCAGACGCATTCTCATACTGGGCGGGTACGGCCATACCGGACGTCTGATTGCCGACCTGTTATTACAATTTACCGACGCTCGGGTTGTAATCGCAGGCCGGAATTCGGAACGCGCCATCGCCCAAGCGGATTCCCTCAATGAACGTTATTCCGGTGACCGGTCAACAGCAAACCAGGTTGACGCAACCGTTCCTTCTGAACTTCGCACGGCATGTGAGGACGTGGATTTCATTATTAACGCGTCCGGAACGTCCGACCAGACCCGGCTCATCATGGACACCATCCTGGGGATGAAAATCGATTACCTGGATACGCAATATTCAAACCACAAGGTGGGGACGCTGGAATCAATGCGGATGATGATTGCGGATTCGAAAACCTGTGTGATCACGGACGGCGGATTTCATCCGGGACTGCCAGCGGCCATGGTGCGGTATGCAGCATCCAAATTTGACGCGATCCGGACTACACATATCGGAAGCGTCATTCGCCAGGATTGGAGGGGAATTCATGTGTCGGAATCTACGGCAACGGAACTAGCCGATGCATTCCGGGATTACCAGATGGAGGTCTACAGCCAGGGAAAGTGGGATTCCGGCTGGACAAATTCCCGCACGTTTGATTTTGGTGAACCCTGGGGTGAAAAGAAGTGCGCGTCAATGGCGTTAGGGGAAATGCGTGAGATCCCGGACCGATATCCATCTTTGGAGGAGACCGGTTTTTACGTAGCCGGGTTTCACTGGTTCGTTGATAACGTCGTCATGATGCTCGGGTGGCTGGGAATGCAGCTCTGGCCGTCGGTTGTCCGGCGTCGGCTGGGCAGATTGTTAGTCTGGAGCCTTGCGAAAACGTCAAAGCCACCATTCGGAACGATAGTCCAACTGGATGCCGAAGGCACACTCAACGGTGAGAGCCGAAAATTCAGAATGAGGATTACACACGCCGACGGTTATTACCTGACTGCAGCGCCGGTGGTGGCGTGTCTCATGGAATATCTGGACGGTGAAATCGGCGGATCGGGACTCTGGTACCAGGCGAACATCGTTAAACCTGACCGGTTTTTCGACGATTTGCGGAAAATGGATGTGTCTGTAAAGGTAGAGGAGCTGTAA
- a CDS encoding SagB/ThcOx family dehydrogenase yields MKHSICSILLAMLFGGFLMAQSSESQNLVELPAPDTTGTVTLEQSLQHRESVRDYSKDALTLTQLSQLLWAAQGVTRPAEGKRTAPSAGAQYPLEIYVAVGNVKDIAAGVYQYIPDSHSLKLHLKADTREGLSGATMGQSWIAGVPVVISLSGVYERITDRYSSRGELYTHIEVGAVAENIYLQATAQNLGTVFMGAVDYATIREVLELEAEVQPFGLMPVGHPG; encoded by the coding sequence ATGAAACATTCAATATGCAGCATCCTGCTCGCGATGCTTTTTGGAGGATTCCTGATGGCACAATCGTCCGAGAGCCAAAACCTTGTGGAATTACCCGCGCCGGATACGACGGGTACGGTTACTCTGGAACAGTCACTACAACACCGGGAATCGGTCAGAGATTATTCCAAAGATGCACTTACCCTGACTCAACTCTCTCAACTGCTGTGGGCGGCCCAGGGAGTGACTCGTCCCGCCGAAGGGAAGCGCACTGCACCGTCTGCCGGTGCGCAGTATCCATTGGAAATTTACGTTGCAGTGGGGAATGTGAAGGACATCGCCGCTGGGGTCTATCAGTACATTCCGGATTCACATTCACTTAAATTGCATTTGAAGGCGGATACCAGAGAAGGGCTTAGTGGCGCGACAATGGGACAATCCTGGATTGCTGGGGTCCCGGTCGTCATTTCCCTTAGTGGAGTGTATGAGCGAATTACGGACAGATACAGCAGCCGGGGTGAACTCTATACCCATATCGAGGTCGGCGCCGTGGCGGAAAATATTTATCTGCAGGCAACGGCACAAAACCTGGGGACGGTCTTCATGGGTGCAGTGGATTATGCTACAATTCGAGAGGTCCTGGAACTGGAGGCCGAGGTTCAACCGTTCGGACTCATGCCGGTCGGACATCCGGGATAG
- the pheA gene encoding prephenate dehydratase — protein MKVAFQGVRGAFSEAAIYQQYGTKVETCGFDDFEAVFDAVIRGEMDAAMIPVENSIAGSVSRNYDFFLVKPVVAISEVYAPVRHCLLAKPGVSLEDITSVLSHPMALKQCESYLREYDFKSVPEYDTAGAAKLVAESTEHHFAAIASHLAGEIYNLDILAEDIQTMNTNMTRFLVVATSEPEDIRREKTSIAFKTEHHPGALEDCLHTLTRNQINLTKIQSRPIPENPWEYVFYADFEGGADQTNVSKAMTELKDEAKYLKVLGSYPMGDKGKPQSA, from the coding sequence ATGAAGGTTGCATTTCAGGGTGTGCGCGGCGCGTTCAGTGAAGCCGCCATTTATCAGCAATATGGCACCAAAGTCGAAACCTGCGGATTTGATGACTTTGAAGCAGTCTTCGATGCCGTAATCCGCGGGGAAATGGACGCCGCAATGATCCCGGTGGAAAACAGTATCGCCGGTTCCGTCTCCAGAAATTACGATTTCTTCCTGGTGAAACCGGTCGTGGCTATCTCGGAAGTGTATGCGCCCGTCCGGCACTGTCTGCTGGCCAAGCCCGGGGTATCCCTGGAAGATATTACCTCGGTGTTGTCCCACCCCATGGCGCTCAAGCAGTGTGAATCGTATTTGCGAGAGTACGATTTTAAATCGGTTCCGGAGTACGACACAGCCGGCGCGGCGAAACTAGTCGCCGAGAGCACTGAGCACCATTTTGCGGCCATTGCGTCTCACCTGGCAGGCGAGATTTACAATCTGGATATTCTGGCTGAAGATATCCAGACCATGAACACCAATATGACCCGGTTTCTGGTGGTCGCGACCTCCGAACCGGAGGACATCCGCCGGGAAAAGACCAGCATTGCCTTTAAGACCGAGCACCATCCCGGCGCGCTGGAAGATTGTCTCCACACGCTGACCCGCAACCAGATTAATCTCACGAAGATCCAGTCACGCCCAATCCCGGAAAATCCCTGGGAATATGTTTTTTATGCTGACTTTGAGGGCGGAGCTGACCAAACCAATGTCAGCAAAGCTATGACGGAACTAAAGGACGAGGCCAAGTATCTGAAAGTCCTGGGCAGCTATCCCATGGGAGACAAGGGCAAGCCGCAGTCAGCCTGA
- a CDS encoding prephenate dehydrogenase/arogenate dehydrogenase family protein produces MVEYLSNDFEIAISSRSRDAETIAKSGGVLTSLEETCDCDIVIPSVPISSFEATIKKIAPLVDGNLVLDVCSVKEYPAKVMQERLSEATGILATHPMFGPDSANDTLAGQKIVLYGVRIEGALYDCIKQYLTQLGLTVIEVTPEEHDRQIARSQVLTHFIGRGLSVYDANPVAIDTEGYKRLLKILDVVENDTSELFHDLNTYNRFAAEARAEFLQALQDIDRELR; encoded by the coding sequence ATGGTTGAGTATCTTTCCAACGATTTTGAGATCGCAATCTCGAGTCGTTCCAGGGATGCTGAAACCATAGCGAAATCCGGTGGAGTGCTCACATCTCTGGAAGAAACCTGCGACTGTGACATCGTGATACCTTCGGTTCCGATATCCTCATTCGAAGCGACCATTAAAAAGATAGCGCCATTGGTGGACGGCAATCTGGTGCTGGATGTCTGCTCTGTGAAGGAATACCCGGCAAAAGTAATGCAGGAGCGACTCTCGGAGGCAACTGGCATTCTGGCAACCCATCCCATGTTCGGGCCGGATAGCGCCAATGATACTCTGGCCGGGCAAAAGATAGTGCTGTACGGCGTCCGTATAGAAGGTGCACTTTACGACTGCATCAAACAGTATTTGACTCAATTGGGCTTGACGGTGATTGAAGTAACTCCGGAAGAGCACGACCGGCAAATTGCCCGCTCACAGGTATTAACACATTTTATTGGCCGGGGACTCAGCGTGTACGATGCAAATCCGGTGGCAATTGATACCGAGGGGTACAAACGATTGCTCAAAATTCTGGATGTGGTGGAGAATGATACTTCGGAGTTGTTCCACGATTTAAATACATACAATCGATTTGCCGCCGAGGCCCGGGCGGAGTTTCTTCAGGCACTTCAGGATATAGATCGGGAGTTACGATGA
- a CDS encoding 2-hydroxyacid dehydrogenase gives MKVAVFSTKEYDRRFFDELNEAHEHELTYFEPRLTRETASLANDFPAICAFVNDQLDAGVLLTLKRQGTELIALRSAGFNHVDLEAAEDLDLSVVRVPAYSPEAVAEHTLGLIMALNRKIHRAYARVREGNFSLDGLLGFNLHEQTVGIIGTGKIGIHVAKILNGFGCNILAYDPYPNDEIKSLGGKYVELSELFSESDIVTLHCPLMPATHHIINGDALSQMKQGVMLINTSRGSLIDTQAAIRSLKSGKIGSLGLDVYEEEADLFFEDLSEQVIKDDTFARLLTFPNVIITGHQGFFTKNALKNIAETTLDNISEYEESGDCENTVSLQQLKRSA, from the coding sequence ATGAAGGTTGCTGTTTTTAGCACCAAAGAATACGATAGACGGTTTTTCGATGAACTGAATGAAGCGCATGAGCACGAGTTGACCTATTTTGAGCCGCGCCTGACAAGGGAAACGGCGTCGTTGGCCAATGATTTCCCGGCGATCTGTGCCTTCGTCAATGATCAGCTGGACGCCGGGGTGTTGTTGACACTCAAGCGTCAGGGCACGGAACTCATCGCCCTGCGAAGTGCGGGATTCAATCACGTCGATCTGGAAGCCGCAGAAGATTTGGACCTTTCGGTTGTCCGGGTCCCGGCCTATTCGCCGGAGGCGGTGGCGGAGCATACGCTCGGACTGATCATGGCGCTGAACCGGAAAATACACCGGGCGTACGCGCGGGTAAGGGAAGGAAACTTCTCCCTGGATGGGCTATTGGGATTCAATCTGCACGAGCAAACGGTCGGAATCATCGGTACCGGAAAAATCGGAATTCACGTGGCAAAGATCCTGAACGGGTTCGGCTGTAACATCCTGGCGTACGATCCGTATCCGAATGATGAAATTAAATCACTCGGCGGGAAATATGTTGAGTTGTCTGAACTCTTTTCAGAATCAGATATCGTCACCCTGCACTGTCCGCTGATGCCGGCGACGCATCATATTATCAACGGTGATGCATTAAGTCAGATGAAGCAAGGCGTAATGCTCATCAACACCAGCCGTGGATCGCTCATCGATACCCAGGCGGCTATCCGATCGTTAAAATCCGGTAAAATCGGTTCCCTGGGGTTGGACGTCTACGAGGAAGAGGCGGATCTTTTCTTCGAAGATCTCTCTGAGCAGGTAATCAAAGATGATACTTTTGCGCGATTACTGACGTTTCCGAACGTAATTATCACCGGGCATCAGGGATTCTTCACAAAAAATGCGCTGAAAAATATCGCGGAAACCACGCTGGACAATATCTCTGAGTATGAAGAGTCCGGTGACTGCGAGAATACGGTCTCGCTTCAGCAACTGAAAAGAAGTGCGTGA
- a CDS encoding carboxypeptidase-like regulatory domain-containing protein: MNKIQRFRQLVISIAIILITGSTLFAASTGRITGQIVDSETGDPLIGANVILEATQSGAATDLNGNFMIRGIRPGIYTVKATYIGYEAKRITGVEVQESTTTRLDIALAPSSLQMDEVVVEVDAKQSGDVHLLTEQRNSSNVQDGISAAQMSRAGDSNAADALARVTGVSVIDGKTVQVRSLGERYTNTQMNGAPIPSPDPDKKTVPLNLFSSALLESITASKTFTPDLPGTFAGGSVNIKTKAYPDNRVFKFSLSAGNNFYGTDNIQYRQTDGGRYDFFGFDDGTRSMPASIPDTIRLGVYNGKLSESPLTRKELLGQYGADFQTGYQSVSGLPGRPISLGASYGDRFNPNGNLEYGFFSTLKFSNDYDYTVADINEYSMNNDLTMSARLGKDRAQSEYSTNLGASFSTGMELFNAHKIKFHHLYTHNSANEVTSEEGFAANFDNGMFIKHYFSEKSISTSTLSGSHQLGSPMHHRLEWSYTNATSRLSEPDTKRLNYREKQAFGAQDSTYFQMDTYSWSAGTREFLSGDDNNASLDLNWEMSLNDRFNQPYKLKLGTRIQDNNREFERRSFYHSYANKYSAGSWDPEVTVVTDGQYGAALTDSNYFSVDADGNVTPGLIIRESTQPSDAYSASEDLNAGFAMVEVPLGFGLFQPLNRVRFIGGARYETYQMNLQPYDPVTNEPYKGNISGSDTLLSNINEVELLPSYNLIVALSEKSNLRLAYSHTVARPEFREIAPFEYREFYGEEPYVGFPFLKTTDIRNYDIRYEWFPRAGELLAATLFTKDFTNPIENSLIEVADGSYRTPQNARSASSWGAEFELRTKLGFIPQDYGVFEVQFNTTYSQTEVETDSVVTLFTGYQVRNTATAISRPLQGQSDLIMNASLNYRDLQGLSATMAYNTFTKRPRSIGAGGLPNEYEYPFHSLNLTVSKNIQKFSIGFKAKNLLNSKVKFGQIEPATSELKTTKVYQPGQSISLGVSYNL, translated from the coding sequence ATGAATAAGATTCAACGTTTTAGACAACTCGTCATATCCATTGCAATTATACTCATTACCGGATCGACTCTCTTCGCAGCATCCACCGGACGGATTACCGGACAGATTGTCGATTCCGAAACCGGCGATCCACTGATTGGAGCTAACGTCATCCTGGAAGCCACCCAATCCGGAGCTGCCACGGATCTCAACGGCAACTTTATGATCCGGGGGATCCGGCCTGGCATCTATACTGTGAAAGCCACGTACATCGGCTACGAAGCCAAGCGGATTACCGGCGTTGAGGTGCAGGAATCGACCACCACGCGCCTGGACATCGCCCTGGCACCATCCAGTCTTCAGATGGATGAGGTGGTCGTAGAAGTGGATGCCAAACAGTCCGGTGACGTTCACCTGCTGACAGAACAACGGAATTCCTCGAACGTTCAGGACGGCATCAGCGCTGCACAGATGTCCCGTGCCGGCGACTCCAACGCAGCAGATGCCCTGGCCAGAGTCACAGGCGTCTCGGTTATCGATGGAAAAACCGTGCAGGTCCGGAGTCTCGGCGAACGCTACACGAATACTCAGATGAATGGCGCGCCGATTCCAAGCCCCGATCCGGATAAAAAGACCGTGCCGCTGAACCTATTCTCATCTGCACTGCTGGAGAGTATCACCGCTTCTAAAACGTTTACCCCTGACCTCCCCGGTACCTTTGCCGGAGGCAGCGTCAACATAAAGACGAAAGCGTACCCCGATAACCGGGTATTTAAATTCAGTCTGTCGGCCGGCAATAACTTCTATGGGACAGATAATATCCAGTACAGGCAGACCGACGGCGGTCGATACGATTTTTTCGGCTTCGATGACGGCACCAGGAGCATGCCCGCCAGCATTCCGGACACGATTCGTCTCGGTGTATACAACGGTAAGCTCAGCGAAAGCCCGCTCACCCGGAAGGAACTCTTGGGTCAGTATGGTGCGGATTTTCAGACTGGGTACCAGTCGGTTTCCGGATTGCCGGGGCGACCGATATCGCTGGGAGCCAGCTACGGTGACCGGTTCAATCCGAATGGGAATCTCGAGTACGGCTTCTTTTCTACACTCAAGTTTTCAAACGATTACGACTACACCGTCGCAGATATCAATGAGTACAGCATGAATAACGATTTAACCATGTCCGCGCGACTCGGGAAGGACCGTGCTCAGTCTGAATATAGTACTAATCTGGGCGCATCTTTCAGCACCGGCATGGAACTGTTCAATGCTCACAAAATCAAATTCCACCATCTGTACACCCATAATTCTGCCAATGAAGTCACCAGCGAGGAAGGCTTCGCGGCCAACTTCGACAACGGCATGTTCATTAAGCATTACTTCTCAGAAAAGAGCATTTCGACATCCACGCTGAGCGGGTCGCATCAATTGGGTTCTCCGATGCACCACCGGTTGGAATGGTCATACACCAACGCCACGTCCCGGCTGTCCGAGCCGGATACCAAACGGCTGAACTATCGCGAAAAGCAGGCCTTCGGCGCCCAGGACAGCACCTACTTCCAGATGGACACCTATTCCTGGAGCGCCGGTACCCGGGAATTTCTCTCCGGTGACGATAACAACGCCTCGCTGGATCTCAACTGGGAGATGTCCCTCAATGACCGGTTCAACCAGCCGTATAAATTGAAGCTCGGTACTCGCATCCAGGATAATAACCGGGAGTTCGAACGCCGGAGTTTCTATCACAGTTACGCAAATAAATACAGTGCCGGTTCCTGGGATCCGGAAGTCACAGTCGTGACCGATGGGCAATATGGCGCGGCACTGACCGATTCCAACTACTTTTCTGTAGATGCAGACGGCAACGTCACACCCGGACTGATTATCCGGGAATCGACTCAGCCTTCCGATGCCTATTCTGCCAGCGAAGATCTGAACGCCGGCTTTGCCATGGTGGAAGTCCCGCTGGGATTCGGGCTCTTTCAACCGTTGAATCGCGTCCGGTTCATCGGTGGCGCCCGGTATGAAACGTATCAGATGAATCTCCAGCCGTATGATCCGGTGACAAATGAGCCCTACAAGGGCAACATCTCCGGCAGCGATACGCTGCTCTCCAACATCAATGAAGTGGAACTTTTACCCTCGTATAATCTGATCGTGGCGCTGTCCGAAAAGTCGAATCTTCGGCTTGCCTATTCCCACACGGTTGCCCGCCCTGAATTTCGGGAAATCGCCCCGTTCGAATACCGGGAATTCTATGGCGAGGAACCGTACGTTGGTTTCCCGTTCCTGAAGACCACGGACATCCGGAACTACGATATCCGGTACGAGTGGTTCCCACGGGCCGGTGAACTGCTGGCCGCTACGCTATTTACCAAGGATTTTACCAATCCCATCGAAAACTCCCTCATCGAAGTGGCTGACGGATCCTACCGGACGCCGCAGAATGCCAGATCCGCCAGCAGCTGGGGCGCAGAATTTGAACTTCGCACCAAACTCGGATTTATTCCGCAGGATTACGGTGTCTTTGAAGTCCAGTTCAATACCACCTATTCCCAGACGGAAGTTGAGACCGATTCAGTAGTGACGCTTTTTACCGGGTACCAGGTGAGAAATACGGCAACAGCCATCTCAAGACCGCTTCAGGGACAGTCCGACCTGATAATGAACGCCAGTCTGAACTACCGTGATTTACAGGGACTGAGTGCAACGATGGCCTACAATACTTTCACCAAGCGGCCCCGGTCTATCGGGGCAGGCGGATTACCGAACGAATATGAGTATCCGTTCCACTCACTGAATCTTACGGTTTCCAAGAATATCCAAAAATTCTCCATCGGTTTTAAGGCAAAAAATCTGCTGAATTCGAAAGTCAAATTCGGTCAGATCGAGCCGGCAACCAGCGAACTGAAAACCACGAAAGTGTACCAACCGGGACAGTCCATCAGCTTGGGCGTCTCGTATAATCTGTAA
- a CDS encoding T9SS type A sorting domain-containing protein — protein sequence MKRFLTLFVLIFIASSVLAQVEVSSDITENTTWTADNDYLLTAQVFVKSGATLTVEPGTVIKANEDDGSGLAPALIVERGAKLIADGRADAPITFTSSLSDDQLPARGTWGGLILLGNAPINAEGGESNVEGLTGVPYGGDDPHDSSGILRYVRVWYGGRSIGQDNEINGITFAGVGDGTVVEHCEVAWNLDDGFEFFGGTVNVKYLSVLFVGDDAFDTDQGYQGKGQFLFALQGTDAAGRGFEMDNDGDNYDQQPRSYPQFHNVTLIGPGGGSPTGDGADQMIRLREGTGGDFRNVIVTEGNGYGVRITEDATFALIPEDSLNFSAENIVYGNAGAQFEIDTLGLAAQDTDPQLRSLDTDRQDGAGTIDPRPASGSAAMTGGVSLPDDGFFAQVDFVGAFGEGLWLKGLSKLDADGRLPQGATTPIAKENDALVPEAFTLSAYPNPFNPVTTIRFTLTDNAPVKVSVYNLMGQQVASLVNQQLESGIHEYQLDGSNLSSGIYFIRFETPEKALMQKVTLLK from the coding sequence ATGAAACGATTTTTAACTCTGTTTGTATTAATATTCATTGCTTCATCGGTTTTAGCCCAGGTGGAAGTGTCCTCGGACATTACCGAGAACACCACCTGGACGGCCGACAATGACTATCTGCTGACGGCACAGGTATTTGTGAAGTCCGGCGCCACCCTCACCGTCGAACCGGGCACAGTCATCAAGGCCAACGAAGATGACGGCAGCGGCCTGGCCCCGGCGCTGATCGTGGAACGCGGCGCGAAATTGATAGCGGACGGCCGCGCCGATGCGCCGATTACATTTACCTCGTCCCTCTCCGATGATCAGCTGCCGGCCCGCGGTACCTGGGGTGGCCTGATTCTCCTCGGGAACGCCCCGATTAACGCCGAAGGCGGCGAGTCTAACGTGGAAGGCCTCACCGGCGTCCCATACGGCGGCGACGATCCCCATGACAGCAGCGGGATTCTCCGCTATGTGCGGGTCTGGTACGGCGGGCGGTCCATCGGGCAGGACAACGAAATTAACGGCATCACCTTCGCCGGCGTCGGCGACGGCACCGTGGTGGAACACTGCGAAGTTGCCTGGAATCTGGACGACGGCTTCGAATTCTTCGGCGGGACGGTCAACGTGAAGTATCTCTCCGTCCTGTTCGTCGGCGACGACGCCTTCGACACAGACCAGGGCTACCAGGGCAAAGGACAGTTCCTGTTCGCGCTGCAGGGCACGGATGCGGCAGGCCGCGGCTTCGAAATGGATAACGACGGCGACAATTACGATCAACAGCCGCGTTCCTATCCCCAGTTCCACAATGTGACCCTCATCGGTCCCGGCGGCGGCAGCCCTACCGGCGACGGCGCGGATCAGATGATCCGGCTCCGGGAAGGTACCGGCGGTGATTTCCGCAACGTGATCGTGACCGAAGGCAACGGCTACGGTGTGCGGATTACGGAAGACGCCACCTTCGCGCTGATTCCCGAAGATTCCCTCAACTTCTCCGCAGAAAACATCGTCTACGGGAATGCCGGGGCACAGTTTGAAATCGATACGCTGGGACTGGCGGCACAGGACACCGATCCGCAGCTGCGGTCGTTGGACACCGACCGCCAGGACGGTGCCGGTACAATTGATCCGCGACCGGCCAGCGGTAGCGCAGCCATGACTGGTGGCGTCTCATTACCGGACGATGGTTTCTTCGCCCAGGTTGATTTTGTCGGCGCATTTGGCGAAGGTCTCTGGCTTAAAGGATTGTCAAAACTGGATGCCGACGGCAGATTGCCCCAGGGGGCGACTACACCAATTGCCAAGGAAAACGATGCGCTGGTTCCTGAGGCGTTTACGCTCTCCGCGTACCCGAATCCCTTTAACCCGGTGACGACGATACGTTTTACCCTCACTGACAATGCGCCGGTCAAAGTGAGTGTCTACAACCTGATGGGACAACAGGTCGCCTCGCTTGTGAATCAACAGCTGGAATCCGGAATTCATGAGTACCAGCTAGACGGAAGTAACCTCTCCTCCGGTATCTATTTCATCCGGTTCGAGACCCCGGAGAAAGCACTCATGCAGAAAGTCACCCTCCTGAAATAG
- a CDS encoding cytochrome c: MKQIYKIPVWFAIFILAASVVSCGGEKEKNFSDAPLTDTQLKHGIGPIDTVKVGNIDIGLVRRGQSIFRAECMKCHTMDKAVLGPALRNITERRTPEFIMNMILNPQENVMRHPVLQKYHQQFNQYMTDVGLDSSGARAVLEYLRSEAPE; the protein is encoded by the coding sequence ATGAAGCAGATCTATAAAATCCCAGTGTGGTTCGCGATTTTTATTTTGGCAGCAAGTGTCGTGTCGTGTGGGGGAGAAAAGGAAAAGAATTTCAGTGACGCACCGCTGACTGATACCCAGTTAAAACACGGGATCGGCCCCATTGATACGGTAAAAGTCGGAAATATAGATATAGGCCTCGTTCGCAGGGGGCAGTCTATTTTTCGAGCAGAGTGCATGAAATGCCATACTATGGATAAAGCTGTTCTAGGTCCGGCCCTCCGTAATATCACCGAACGGCGAACTCCTGAATTTATCATGAATATGATCCTGAATCCCCAGGAGAATGTGATGCGTCATCCGGTCCTGCAGAAGTATCACCAACAGTTTAACCAGTACATGACTGACGTTGGCCTGGACAGTAGTGGCGCCCGGGCGGTGCTGGAGTACCTGCGGAGCGAAGCGCCTGAGTAG